In one Niallia taxi genomic region, the following are encoded:
- a CDS encoding low molecular weight protein arginine phosphatase: MVRVLFVCTGNTCRSPMAEAILINRGNMQVKSAGVYAIDGSEASYQVKEVLTEKGIKHNHLSTMLNADLIDWATHVFTMTVGHKNAIVSQFPHAIEKTFTLKEFVNDDKYGDIVDPFGGSVELYRKTYQELDGLIQSLIKKLQEEY, encoded by the coding sequence ATGGTGCGAGTATTGTTTGTTTGTACGGGAAACACTTGTCGAAGTCCAATGGCAGAAGCCATTCTTATAAACAGAGGGAATATGCAAGTGAAGTCTGCTGGAGTATATGCAATAGATGGTTCAGAAGCTTCCTATCAAGTGAAAGAAGTGTTGACAGAAAAGGGAATAAAGCATAATCATCTTTCAACCATGCTGAATGCTGACTTAATTGATTGGGCAACACATGTGTTTACAATGACAGTTGGGCATAAGAATGCCATTGTCAGCCAATTTCCCCATGCAATCGAAAAAACATTTACATTAAAGGAATTTGTAAATGATGATAAGTATGGTGATATTGTTGATCCATTTGGAGGTTCGGTCGAGCTTTACAGAAAAACATATCAGGAATTGGATGGCTTGATCCAGTCACTTATCAAAAAATTACAAGAGGAATACTAG